Below is a genomic region from Methanococcus vannielii SB.
TTTATTGTATCTACCGTAGGATTATTCGATGGAACAGTCCAAAAAGAGGCAGCTAAACCAATTATATTTTTATTTGGGAGTACTATCCCGTGGATTCCAGGTCTTTTAGCGATAATAATTGGAATTACAATTCACGAGTTTTCACATGGAATAGCTGCGGCTTCTTTTGGGCAGAAAATAAAAAGTTCTGGGTTACTGCTTGCACTAGGGATTCCAATGGGTGCGTTTGTTGAACTTGGCGATGAATTTAAGAATGAGAAGCCAAAAGTAAGAGGGGCAATTGCAGCAGCAGGGCCAATTTCAAATGTTGTCGTATTCTTTTTGGTACTCTTCTTAATGCCATTTACAATGTCAATCGGGTCGCCGCTAACGATAGTCGAAGTTTTAGAGGATGCGCCTGCCTTTGGAATAATTTATTCAGGCGATGTAATTCAATCGATAAACGGGAAAACTATAAACTCGTTAACGGATTTTTACAGTGCAATTTCAGATATTCGACCAGAACAGGTTGTAAATATCGTAATATTGCGAAATAATGAGGTATTAACATATGAAATAACGACTGCAACTGACGGGAAAATTGGAATAATTTCAGAGCCTAAAAAAAGCGTATCATTTGTATTACAGACACTGTACTGGACTTCACTTTTAAATATGCTTTTAGGATTTTTTAACCTTTTGCCTGCACTTCCGCTTGATGGCTACCATATATGGATGGCATTACCTGATGCAATTGGCGATTTTAAGAAAAATAACCGGCTTTTATCCAAAGTATCTGAGCTTATAAAAATAATCATAAACGAAAGAAATTTAAGCTCGATAAGTATATTTGTGTGGTTGGCAATACTAGCATCAATGTTTTATTCATTTTTATAGTCATTCTAAAACTGTAGAAAAAGTATAGTTTTTAAATGAAATTCGATTTCATAAACTACCCTTTTAAACTTTATTTTCAGGTGAAAAATGATAACAATAGCTTGTGCAGAAGGTGGGTCTACAATACACTCTTTAAAAAAGTCTGTTGAAGAATTAGGAGAGAAATGCAACATTTTTTTACTTTCCGATACTAATTTACTAGTAGATGATAATTTCAACATTGAAACAGATTTAATACATTCAAGATGCGGTATAGGGGATTATTTTGATAGACTAACCCTTTTTTCATGGCAGGTACTTAAAAATTTGGAATCAGAAGGATATACATTTATAAATCCGCTAGATACGATATATAACTCGTCAGACAAGTTTAAAACAATAAAAATGCTAAATAAAAAGGGTATAACTACTCCAAAAACCGCACTTATACGAGATTTTGAAGATTCTAAAAAGTTTTTAGAAGTAAAAAACATGAATTTCCCAGTTATATTAAAAAATTCGTTTTCAAAATGCGGTGTCAAGGTTGAAAAGGCGAACTGTTTTCACGATCTTGAAAAAATGACTAAAAATGCAATATGGGAAAATAAAATTATTCAGGAATATATAGATTTTAATGAAATAGGAATTTATAAAGATATGAGGGTACTTGTTGTAGATGGCGAGGTTATTGGAGGATACAGGAGGGTTAGCAATAATTTTATTACTAATCTTCATGTTGGCGGTAAAATTGAACCATTAGATATTTCTGAAGAAATTTCGGAACTTGCACTAAAATGTGCAGAATGTATGAATGGATATATAATGGGTATAGATATACTACCTAAAAACGGGCAGTATTACGTAATTGAAGTAAACACCGCACCTGGAACAAAGGGTTTTCGGGAACTTGGAATTGATGTTGATAAAAAAATTGCAGAATGCCTTATAAAATACCGAAAAAACTGAAAAAATAGGCGGTAACCATGTTTGAAGCCCTTTTATTTTCTTTTTCTTTTGTGTTACTTTCCCTCTTAATAATATTTAAAGAAAAGCTTGGATTTTCCAAAGAAATATTTATTGCAGAAATTTTGGCACTTTTACAGCTTGTAATTTTAGGATACATTATTGGAATTATTTTTAGTTTGAACTTAACTTATACCTTTTTATTAATAACGGTAATGATAATAATCGCTTCATTCATGGTTGAAGGAAACGTTACAAAATCAAAGGATAAAAAAATAATTTTATCCTCTTTTTTTGCAATTTTTATCTCAACAGCCGTTTCTACAATGATTTTGGTATTTTCCGGGACCATAATTTTTGAATCACAGTATTTAATACCTTTACTTGGAATGGTTATTGGGAATTCAACAAATGCGGTTTCAATTGCGTTAGAACGATTTTTAAACGATTTAAAGGCTGAAAAAGATGTTTTATGGGGTTATCTTGCACTTGGGGCAACTGAAAGACAGTCAGTATCCCCCTATATTAAAAAGTCAGTAAAAGCTTCAATAACGCCCCATTTAAATTCAACAAGGGCTGTAGGTTTGATATTTATACCTGGAGCAATGGTTGGATTATTAATTGCAGGAATAGACCCTATTGAAGCTGCAAAAATTCAGGTAACCATAATGTGGATGATAATGTTTTCAAGTATATTTTCAAGTACTCTTTCATGCTGCCTTCTTTACCGGAACTTTATACATAAAACATCTAACTAATGAAGCAGTATTAAACCTACTCATTTTTAAATTAAATCTTAAAACAGGGGATATTTATGGAAGTGCTTTTAATTGATGTAAACCATGGGGCTTTAGATCTTTCAAGGGAATATTTAGAATTTTCAAAAGTCAGTGTTTGGGATATTTATGGAAAACTCGAAAAAGACCAAAAATTTAAGGAAAAAAATATTGAAGTTATTTCCAAAATAAAAATAATTCCAAAAAATACTATTCCAGTTTTTTCAGAATATTCTTCAGTAATTGCACCGGTTCACACTCCAATCGACTTTAAATTTAAAACATTCCATGAAGCGGTTTCAGAAATTATAACTAAAAAATATCCAGAATTTTATGAAAAAATGATAACAGTTACTGGAGTTAAAGGAAAAACTACAACTACTGAACTTTTAACTCATATCTTATCTTCAAAATACCGTGTATATCTACACAATAGTAATAAAGGTTCTATTACTCCCGTAACTGTTTTAAACAAATTAAAAGACTTGGAAAAAAATAAAAATATTGAAAATTACGATTTTTTAATTTTTGAAATATCTTTAGGGGTAGTTTCTTCAAAATATTCTGTTCTAACAAATATTATTGAGAATTACGATATTGCAGGAGGTAGGAAAACTGCATCGGTTAAAATAGACTCCCTTAAAAATTCTGAGATAGTATTAATTAATCGAGAAACTTTTGATAATTATAACTGCTTAAAACAGGTAAATTTAAAAAATTTAAAAATTATTGAAAATGATATAAAAATTATTTCTAAATATCCTCTAAGGTATACGTATAATGAACAAACCTATGAATTTAGTGATTTCGTGCTTGGTTTTCATTTTATTGAAAATGCAAACTTTGCAGTTGAAATCTGTCGGGAATTTATGGAGTTCAACGATATTAAAAGCGCAGTAAAAACATTTCAAATTTCTAACAGGATGGAAGTATTAAAAACTGGAAATTTCGTAACGGTTAAAAATATGAACCCAGGACTTGATTTAAAGGCGATTAAATATGCGATAGACGACTTTTTAAAAGTTTTTGAAACAGGAATTCTGGTCATTGGAGGGGACTTTGGATGCACGTGTGAGGAAATAGATTTAATCAAATTACGTGAATTAATAATGTCTTATGACGCTAAAAAACTTAACGTTCTGCTTTCAGGTGACATTGGATATGAGTTAAAAAAGTATTTGGACTCAACTATCATTGATATTAATAAAAAAGTGTTTAATGACAATTCATTAATAATTTATAGGTCAAAAATAGATTAAATATATCTACATACATTTTAACTTTCTGTGTATATACTTTTATAATCGTATCGAAAAGTGCCCCTAACAGGTTCTATTTTTTTAGTCACTAATCCACAAAATATCAGTTTTTGAAGTTCCAAATGGAATTCTGGATCATTTGCACTTTTTTTAACAAGGTTTGAAAGTTTAGTAACTCCTTGGACTGTCCCGTGTTCATTTAATACATCAAGTATTGGATTTTTTATCGGCGTATTTTCTATAAATTTAAATAAAAACTTATTTCCATCCTTTAAAAGTTCGGGCATTTTATTAAATGTTTCAGATTCTAAATAAATCATCATGCTCCAAGATTTTTTATATGCATTTTTTAAACTTTCCGCTAAGGGAGAAATTTCATCTAAACGGTATTTTTTATCATCCATTAGGACAGTAATTCTATGTTCCACCATTTTAGGCGGTTTTGGAATGTCTAAAAAAATTCTAGTTTCGTAAAATTCTGAAATTTCAGTTTCAAGGCGATGTTTGCTACTTTCAGATAAATTTATCAATGTCCATCTTTCTTTTGGTGATAAATCACTGTATCTGAGGGTAGTGATATTTTTAAATAACTTTCTTTTATCTATTCTTTTTATAATTTCTTTAGGGGTTCCTTCAGAGTTTCTAAGTGTACTTATAAGGTCAATATCATCCATTTCTGATAAATCCTCTAATTTGAATATTTTATCATGAATGGCATCTAATGTAGCATTTTTTATCATTGTTTCAGAAATTCTGGATGCAGGGTGCATGTAAACGGTTGGATACATCTGGTATCTTGCAGTAAGGAGTGATTCTACAGTATTTCTTCCTTTTTCAGATATTCCAAGTTTATTTGAATCTTCAATTATTACAATACTCCTTATAAGTCTTGGAATGTCGATTGTTCCGTATGCAACGCCCGTATGATGGCTATCTCTCACAAGATAGTCCATCCTATCAGCATCAACGTCACCGTGAATTAAAGAACCCTCAATACCTTTTGAAGAATAAACCTCTAAAATTTCCTTAGGGGAATAATTTGTAAAATCCATTTTTTTTATTTTTTCACGTGTAAATTCTTCATGAGAGTACCCTTCAACTTCTAAGGTATGTGAAAAAGGAGAATGCCCAATATCATGGAGCAATGCAACAATTTTTGTTAATTCAGTATCTATATTTTCTAAATTTTTCGCAATTTCGCCTGCAACGTGCATTGTTCCAATAGAATGTTCAAATCGTGAATGATTAGCACTTGGGTAAACTAAGCAAGTAAGTCCCGTTTGTTTGATATTTCTAAGCCTTTGGACTTCTGGAGTATCCACTATTGAAATCTCTTCTTCGTTAAGTTTAATGTCTTTATGGATTGGATCTCGTATTATTTTTAATTTTGGCATACTGGATAATATCTTTGATCCAATATATAAATTTATATGGATATATTGATAATATACCCATAAATACTGAAACAGCAGTAATTAAAGTGCTAAATAATACTTTAGAAACTGGCAAAAATATGAAATAAATTATAAACTAAAAATAATAAACTAGATATATAATAACTCTAATCTTTTTGGTAGATAACATGGATATTTTAAAAAATGCCCTTTTTGAAGAGATATCTTCTCCAAATATTTCTATTTCATCAGCAATTTCAAAATATATTTTAAAACTAAGGGATTACGAAAAAAACGAATGGAATTTAAATGACCCTTATGAATATGCTAAATTTTGTATACACACGATGTTTATAATTAGGATGATTGAAAAGGAGATAAATGTTTCAAATTTAACCAAAAAAGAGAAAGAAACTCTTGAAATTGT
It encodes:
- a CDS encoding ABC transporter permease codes for the protein MFEALLFSFSFVLLSLLIIFKEKLGFSKEIFIAEILALLQLVILGYIIGIIFSLNLTYTFLLITVMIIIASFMVEGNVTKSKDKKIILSSFFAIFISTAVSTMILVFSGTIIFESQYLIPLLGMVIGNSTNAVSIALERFLNDLKAEKDVLWGYLALGATERQSVSPYIKKSVKASITPHLNSTRAVGLIFIPGAMVGLLIAGIDPIEAAKIQVTIMWMIMFSSIFSSTLSCCLLYRNFIHKTSN
- a CDS encoding DUF3012 domain-containing protein, which codes for MDILKNALFEEISSPNISISSAISKYILKLRDYEKNEWNLNDPYEYAKFCIHTMFIIRMIEKEINVSNLTKKEKETLEIVKKYKFRELVEPYEKNYVRFSVWKNREGTLLYKLSDYRQKLPEENSWEQVYSYFVIHPKKFPEIKSIVLKTVKEKNLIL
- the cfbE gene encoding coenzyme F430 synthase, which codes for MEVLLIDVNHGALDLSREYLEFSKVSVWDIYGKLEKDQKFKEKNIEVISKIKIIPKNTIPVFSEYSSVIAPVHTPIDFKFKTFHEAVSEIITKKYPEFYEKMITVTGVKGKTTTTELLTHILSSKYRVYLHNSNKGSITPVTVLNKLKDLEKNKNIENYDFLIFEISLGVVSSKYSVLTNIIENYDIAGGRKTASVKIDSLKNSEIVLINRETFDNYNCLKQVNLKNLKIIENDIKIISKYPLRYTYNEQTYEFSDFVLGFHFIENANFAVEICREFMEFNDIKSAVKTFQISNRMEVLKTGNFVTVKNMNPGLDLKAIKYAIDDFLKVFETGILVIGGDFGCTCEEIDLIKLRELIMSYDAKKLNVLLSGDIGYELKKYLDSTIIDINKKVFNDNSLIIYRSKID
- a CDS encoding HD domain-containing protein; this translates as MPKLKIIRDPIHKDIKLNEEEISIVDTPEVQRLRNIKQTGLTCLVYPSANHSRFEHSIGTMHVAGEIAKNLENIDTELTKIVALLHDIGHSPFSHTLEVEGYSHEEFTREKIKKMDFTNYSPKEILEVYSSKGIEGSLIHGDVDADRMDYLVRDSHHTGVAYGTIDIPRLIRSIVIIEDSNKLGISEKGRNTVESLLTARYQMYPTVYMHPASRISETMIKNATLDAIHDKIFKLEDLSEMDDIDLISTLRNSEGTPKEIIKRIDKRKLFKNITTLRYSDLSPKERWTLINLSESSKHRLETEISEFYETRIFLDIPKPPKMVEHRITVLMDDKKYRLDEISPLAESLKNAYKKSWSMMIYLESETFNKMPELLKDGNKFLFKFIENTPIKNPILDVLNEHGTVQGVTKLSNLVKKSANDPEFHLELQKLIFCGLVTKKIEPVRGTFRYDYKSIYTES
- the cofF gene encoding coenzyme gamma-F420-2:alpha-L-glutamate ligase → MITIACAEGGSTIHSLKKSVEELGEKCNIFLLSDTNLLVDDNFNIETDLIHSRCGIGDYFDRLTLFSWQVLKNLESEGYTFINPLDTIYNSSDKFKTIKMLNKKGITTPKTALIRDFEDSKKFLEVKNMNFPVILKNSFSKCGVKVEKANCFHDLEKMTKNAIWENKIIQEYIDFNEIGIYKDMRVLVVDGEVIGGYRRVSNNFITNLHVGGKIEPLDISEEISELALKCAECMNGYIMGIDILPKNGQYYVIEVNTAPGTKGFRELGIDVDKKIAECLIKYRKN
- a CDS encoding site-2 protease family protein; the protein is MEITSNIVLLVFLLFWTVLYVVNYKKEQLGINLDLKTYLGIFGILRTQLGMKTINKLGKYKIWQKLSYLAIPLCVVISIYTFYAFIVSTVGLFDGTVQKEAAKPIIFLFGSTIPWIPGLLAIIIGITIHEFSHGIAAASFGQKIKSSGLLLALGIPMGAFVELGDEFKNEKPKVRGAIAAAGPISNVVVFFLVLFLMPFTMSIGSPLTIVEVLEDAPAFGIIYSGDVIQSINGKTINSLTDFYSAISDIRPEQVVNIVILRNNEVLTYEITTATDGKIGIISEPKKSVSFVLQTLYWTSLLNMLLGFFNLLPALPLDGYHIWMALPDAIGDFKKNNRLLSKVSELIKIIINERNLSSISIFVWLAILASMFYSFL